From Polynucleobacter sp. MWH-P3-07-1:
CGAGTATGCAGATTTAGTGCTTTGGATATTGAGCCAGACTCTAAAACAAGAGGGGGTTGCATAAGCATGAGTCACTTCCTACAACAGTTTGGCAATTTCTTTGCTTTTGTAATGTCTCCGATCTGGAATCACCCAGAGAGAATGCAAAAGTTAAGCCGTCTCTTGACTCGTTGTTTTGTAGTGATGCTAGTGATTGGTATTTTGGTTTGGCTAAGTCAGCGTCCAGTTTTTGTGCTTAAACAAGTTCAAATTGAGCCTGTGACAGGTCAAACCTTGCAACACATTAATAAAGCGACTGTGAAGCAAGAAGTGCTAGAGACCGTTCAAGGAAATTTCTTCAGCGTCAAACTGGAAGATGTGAAGAAGGGCTTTGAGTCTATGCCATGGGTTCGCCACGCCAATGTACGTCGTATTTGGCCTAATGGCCTAGTTGTCAGTATTGAAGAACAGAAAGCCTTTGGTACATGGGGTGGAGCCGATAGCCATCAGCTGATCAATACTCATGGAGAAATATTTAGCGGACGTACTTCAGAGCTTCCAGAAGATACCCAGTTGATTGATTTCCGTGGGCCGAGCGATGCTGGCCAAGAGGTGATGCGTTTATATGAGAAAGCCAATGCCTGGTTTAAGCCATGGAATACAGAAATTAGCTCGCTAACCTTATCGGATCGATATGCATGGCATGTCAAGCTATCCAACGGGATGAAAGTGGAATTTGGACGCGATGAAGAAAGTTCAGACAAAAACTTAACGGAGGAACGAGTTGCGCGACTCTTTAAATATTGGCCTCAGGTCCAAGATAAGTGGGCTAATCGAGTAGATGCAATCGACCTACGCTACGCCAATGGTTTTGCAGTTCACTTAGCTTCTGTCAATATCAAAACGAATGACCCAAATGGAAAAAAAAGTGAGCTTAAGCAATGAATATATTCATGAGGAATTGGAATGAGTAAGGACAATCGCGATTTATTGGTCGGGTTAGATATTGGCACCTCCAAGGTAGTTGCCTTGGTTGCTGAGTTAGCGCCTGATGGACAGTTCAATGTAGTCGGAGTTGGTCAAACC
This genomic window contains:
- a CDS encoding cell division protein FtsQ/DivIB produces the protein MSHFLQQFGNFFAFVMSPIWNHPERMQKLSRLLTRCFVVMLVIGILVWLSQRPVFVLKQVQIEPVTGQTLQHINKATVKQEVLETVQGNFFSVKLEDVKKGFESMPWVRHANVRRIWPNGLVVSIEEQKAFGTWGGADSHQLINTHGEIFSGRTSELPEDTQLIDFRGPSDAGQEVMRLYEKANAWFKPWNTEISSLTLSDRYAWHVKLSNGMKVEFGRDEESSDKNLTEERVARLFKYWPQVQDKWANRVDAIDLRYANGFAVHLASVNIKTNDPNGKKSELKQ